One region of Candidatus Polarisedimenticolaceae bacterium genomic DNA includes:
- the ccsA gene encoding cytochrome c biogenesis protein CcsA — translation MARILLGIALGVQAIGVALAALGELRRSAKFSNAGAAVLGLAWALELAGVATVVASGSIPIRNGPEYMLTLGFLVLTLHLALWFRSRVSAAALVLPPISELMLLVGFALQGGREVGELPTHGWFVFHTVIATMGVAALAVAFAMSLLFLVKERALKEKRSLAVLERLPALESLDRLGFQAMLYGFPLLTLGIATGMVYSDLVHDRIFLWGLKEIFPLLAWIVFAVILWARFAGGVRGRRSAILVIAGFALALLTFVGMVR, via the coding sequence ATGGCGCGCATCCTTCTCGGGATCGCTCTCGGGGTGCAGGCGATCGGCGTAGCCCTCGCCGCGCTCGGCGAGCTGCGCCGCAGCGCGAAGTTTTCGAACGCCGGCGCCGCCGTCCTGGGCCTCGCGTGGGCGCTCGAGCTCGCCGGGGTGGCCACCGTCGTCGCGTCCGGCTCCATTCCGATCCGGAACGGTCCGGAATACATGCTCACGCTCGGCTTCCTCGTCCTGACGCTCCACCTCGCCCTCTGGTTCCGGTCGCGGGTCTCCGCCGCGGCGCTCGTGCTGCCGCCGATCTCCGAGCTCATGCTCCTCGTCGGCTTCGCGCTCCAGGGCGGGCGCGAGGTCGGCGAGCTTCCGACGCACGGCTGGTTCGTCTTCCACACGGTGATCGCGACGATGGGCGTCGCCGCGCTCGCCGTCGCGTTCGCGATGAGCCTCCTCTTCCTCGTCAAGGAGCGCGCCCTCAAGGAGAAGCGCTCGCTCGCGGTGCTCGAGCGCCTCCCCGCGCTCGAGTCGCTCGACCGTCTCGGCTTCCAGGCGATGCTCTACGGATTTCCGCTCTTGACGCTCGGCATCGCGACCGGGATGGTCTACAGCGACCTCGTCCACGACCGGATCTTCCTGTGGGGCCTGAAGGAGATCTTCCCGCTCCTCGCGTGGATCGTCTTCGCGGTCATCCTGTGGGCGCGCTTCGCCGGCGGCGTGCGCGGGCGGCGCTCGGCGATCCTCGTCATCGCCGGATTCGCCCTCGCGCTCCTGACCTTCGTCGGCATGGTGCGCTGA
- a CDS encoding four helix bundle protein, giving the protein MDALMPAVPEAPADSEAGRRVRAFRATDHFAVAVYQAVKAFARPEGEDLAREIRGAVARSGGSLVAAASAAEDDPDAKRALASAHRGMLEIRYFLYLARRLGCLDLKRYRQLATLQDAALRELAALLA; this is encoded by the coding sequence ATGGACGCTCTGATGCCGGCCGTTCCCGAAGCGCCCGCCGACTCCGAGGCGGGGCGGCGCGTGCGCGCCTTCCGCGCGACCGACCACTTCGCGGTCGCGGTCTATCAGGCGGTGAAGGCGTTCGCGCGTCCCGAAGGCGAAGACCTCGCGCGCGAGATCCGAGGCGCCGTCGCGAGGAGCGGCGGCTCCCTCGTCGCGGCGGCCTCCGCCGCGGAGGACGATCCCGACGCGAAGCGCGCGCTCGCTTCGGCGCACCGCGGGATGCTCGAGATCCGGTACTTCCTCTACCTCGCGCGCCGGCTCGGGTGCCTCGATCTCAAGCGTTACCGTCAGCTCGCGACCCTGCAAGATGCCGCGCTCCGGGAGTTGGCCGCTCTCCTCGCGTAG
- a CDS encoding helix-hairpin-helix domain-containing protein, whose translation MLRSSRIVPILVFALALPLLAWSAPSRASAPAAAHAASQDLRPVDINTATSADLEAVPGIGKSLASRILAFREKNGAYGSVDDLLKIQGIGEKSLEKLRPYLVVAKAK comes from the coding sequence ATGCTCAGAAGCTCGCGCATCGTCCCGATCCTCGTTTTCGCCTTGGCGCTCCCGCTCCTCGCCTGGTCCGCCCCGTCGCGCGCCTCGGCGCCCGCCGCGGCGCACGCCGCGTCGCAAGATCTCCGGCCGGTCGACATCAACACCGCGACGTCGGCGGACCTCGAGGCGGTCCCCGGCATCGGGAAGTCGCTCGCCTCGCGCATCCTCGCGTTCCGCGAGAAGAACGGCGCGTACGGAAGCGTCGACGACCTCCTCAAGATCCAGGGGATCGGCGAGAAGTCGCTCGAGAAGCTGCGCCCCTACCTGGTCGTCGCGAAGGCGAAGTGA
- a CDS encoding XdhC/CoxI family protein: protein MLPVLAELLDEVKRGRRCVLATIVRASGSTPRGPGARMLVRADGTTSGTIGGGAFEAMIGADARELLGGSEKPPQLRTYTFTETGENALGMACGGTAEVLLEVLGPGARLVVFGAGHVGLALATLAARVGFAPEIVDDREPMCEAARAAGVGRVFRCDARYEAGVPDLDPGCFVAVVTRCHATDRLALKHVVGRPLRYVGLIGSRRKKAVIFRELLQQDGIAEEALAAVRCPIGLPIGGETPEEIAVSIVAELLQVRGAA, encoded by the coding sequence ATGCTGCCTGTCCTCGCAGAGCTCCTGGACGAGGTCAAGCGCGGACGGCGCTGCGTGCTCGCGACGATCGTGCGGGCGAGCGGCTCGACGCCGCGCGGGCCGGGCGCTCGCATGCTCGTCCGCGCCGACGGCACGACGTCGGGAACGATCGGCGGCGGCGCGTTCGAGGCGATGATCGGTGCCGACGCCAGGGAGCTGCTCGGCGGGTCCGAAAAGCCGCCGCAGCTCCGCACCTACACCTTCACCGAGACCGGGGAGAACGCGCTCGGGATGGCGTGCGGCGGCACGGCCGAGGTCCTCCTGGAAGTGCTCGGCCCCGGGGCGAGGCTCGTCGTCTTCGGCGCGGGGCACGTGGGCCTGGCACTCGCGACGCTCGCCGCGCGCGTCGGCTTCGCCCCCGAGATCGTCGACGACCGCGAGCCGATGTGCGAGGCGGCGCGGGCCGCAGGCGTCGGGCGCGTCTTCCGCTGCGACGCGCGCTACGAGGCCGGCGTGCCCGATCTCGACCCCGGATGCTTCGTCGCCGTCGTGACGCGCTGCCACGCGACCGACCGGCTCGCGCTCAAGCACGTCGTCGGCCGCCCGCTCCGCTACGTCGGGCTCATCGGAAGCCGGCGGAAGAAGGCGGTCATCTTCCGCGAGCTCCTCCAGCAGGACGGGATCGCCGAAGAGGCGCTCGCCGCCGTGCGCTGCCCCATCGGCCTGCCGATCGGCGGCGAGACCCCCGAGGAGATCGCGGTGTCGATCGTGGCCGAGCTCCTCCAGGTGCGCGGCGCGGCGTAA
- the rseP gene encoding RIP metalloprotease RseP: MTHLIQIGETLLSFILVLGILVFVHELGHFLVAKAFGIGVPVFSLGFGPRLFGFRRGETEYKVSAIPLGGYVRLAGDEADENKTGAPEEFGSRPRWQRFLVFVAGATFNILLAIAAMTFVFTVWGKDDVVRLEAFPVVADVDPALDAAKSGVRAGDKVVAIGGKDARDPMTQQEEILLSPDQTKPVTLERDGARVTLSMGTGHDVVYHLGWPGWRVVQEGNGPPRVDMVMGGSPASRAGLERMDRIVAIEGRTPQGELEIRAILERSAGKPVAMTIERGGARRDVTVTPADEDGKGKIGVMFADGNRVHRDLGAGDAFVAACGWAGDTTRTVFQTLGKLVTAKISMRALSGPIEIARVSREAVRAAEQFFTILAFISLQLGILNLMPIPVLDGGHILILALEGLLRRDFSDRVKERVMTVGFVFLLAFFGVVIFFDILKARM; this comes from the coding sequence GTGACGCATCTGATCCAGATCGGTGAGACCCTCCTCTCCTTCATCCTCGTCCTCGGCATCCTCGTCTTCGTGCACGAGCTGGGACACTTCCTCGTCGCGAAGGCGTTCGGGATCGGCGTGCCGGTCTTCTCGCTCGGGTTCGGACCGAGGCTCTTCGGCTTCCGCCGCGGCGAGACCGAGTACAAGGTCTCCGCGATCCCGCTCGGCGGCTACGTGCGCCTCGCCGGCGACGAGGCCGACGAGAACAAGACCGGCGCCCCCGAGGAGTTCGGCTCGCGCCCGAGGTGGCAGCGCTTCCTCGTGTTCGTCGCTGGGGCGACGTTCAACATCCTCCTCGCGATCGCCGCGATGACCTTCGTCTTCACGGTCTGGGGGAAGGACGACGTCGTCCGCCTCGAGGCGTTCCCCGTCGTCGCCGACGTCGACCCCGCGCTCGACGCCGCGAAGTCCGGCGTGCGCGCGGGGGACAAGGTCGTCGCGATCGGCGGCAAGGACGCGCGCGATCCGATGACGCAGCAGGAGGAGATCCTGCTCTCGCCGGACCAGACGAAGCCGGTGACGCTCGAGCGCGACGGCGCCCGCGTCACGCTCTCGATGGGGACCGGCCACGACGTCGTCTACCACCTCGGCTGGCCGGGCTGGCGCGTCGTCCAGGAGGGTAACGGGCCGCCGCGCGTCGACATGGTCATGGGCGGCTCGCCGGCGAGCCGCGCAGGTCTCGAGCGCATGGACCGCATCGTCGCGATCGAGGGCCGCACTCCGCAGGGCGAGCTCGAGATCCGCGCGATCCTCGAGCGGAGCGCCGGCAAGCCGGTGGCGATGACGATCGAACGGGGCGGAGCGCGCCGCGACGTCACGGTCACCCCGGCCGACGAGGACGGGAAGGGGAAGATCGGCGTGATGTTCGCCGACGGGAACCGGGTCCATCGCGACCTCGGCGCCGGCGACGCGTTCGTCGCCGCCTGCGGCTGGGCGGGGGACACGACGCGCACGGTTTTCCAGACCTTGGGCAAGCTCGTCACCGCGAAGATCTCGATGAGGGCGCTCTCGGGCCCGATCGAGATCGCGCGCGTCTCGCGCGAGGCGGTCCGCGCGGCCGAGCAGTTCTTCACGATCCTCGCCTTCATCAGCCTGCAGCTCGGGATCCTGAACCTCATGCCGATCCCGGTCCTGGACGGCGGACACATCCTCATCCTCGCGCTCGAAGGCCTCCTCAGGCGGGACTTCTCCGACCGCGTCAAGGAGCGCGTCATGACGGTCGGCTTCGTCTTCCTGCTCGCGTTCTTCGGCGTCGTGATTTTCTTCGACATCCTCAAGGCGAGGATGTAA
- a CDS encoding 1-deoxy-D-xylulose-5-phosphate reductoisomerase, translating to MAKGLALLGATGSIGRQTLDVVASMPGAFRVVALTGGRNVALLADQARRFRPALVAVSDAEAASALRSEVPAGTRVVHGRDGLFEAARHPEAATVVCALVGAAGVEPAYAAIDAGKDLALANKEALVAAGAFLTARANETGSAILPIDSEHNAIHQCLRGEDRAEIKALWLTASGGPFRTMDARALAGAGPEQALRHPTWVMGPKITIDSATLMNKGLEVIEAHWLFGLPGERIKVVVHPKSVVHSLVEMTDGSFKAQLGVTDMRHPIQYALTYPRRLPAALPPFDLLGAGPLAFEAPDLERFPCLPLAYEALARGGAAPAVLNAANEIAVEAFLAGRAGFFDIPDTVRAVLVALGDAPAGTLADLLDADRRARAAAAKLLDCGVKS from the coding sequence ATGGCGAAGGGCCTCGCCCTCTTGGGCGCAACCGGATCGATCGGACGCCAGACGCTCGACGTCGTGGCGTCGATGCCCGGCGCCTTCCGCGTCGTCGCGCTCACCGGCGGGCGGAACGTCGCGCTCCTCGCGGACCAGGCGAGGCGCTTCCGCCCCGCGCTCGTCGCCGTCTCGGACGCCGAGGCGGCGTCGGCGCTCCGCTCCGAGGTGCCGGCCGGAACGCGCGTGGTGCACGGCCGCGACGGGCTCTTCGAGGCGGCACGCCACCCCGAGGCCGCGACCGTCGTCTGCGCGCTCGTCGGCGCCGCCGGGGTCGAGCCCGCGTACGCCGCGATCGATGCGGGGAAAGACCTCGCGCTCGCCAACAAGGAAGCGCTCGTCGCCGCGGGGGCCTTCCTCACGGCGCGGGCGAACGAGACCGGCTCGGCGATTCTGCCGATCGACAGCGAGCACAACGCGATCCACCAGTGTCTGCGGGGTGAGGACCGCGCGGAGATCAAGGCGCTCTGGCTCACCGCGTCGGGCGGCCCGTTCCGCACGATGGACGCGCGCGCCCTCGCCGGCGCCGGCCCCGAGCAGGCGCTCCGCCATCCGACGTGGGTCATGGGGCCGAAGATCACGATCGATTCGGCGACGCTCATGAACAAGGGGCTCGAGGTCATCGAGGCTCACTGGCTGTTCGGCCTTCCCGGGGAGAGGATCAAGGTCGTGGTCCACCCGAAGAGCGTCGTGCACTCGCTCGTCGAGATGACGGACGGATCGTTCAAGGCGCAGCTCGGCGTGACCGACATGCGCCACCCGATCCAGTACGCGCTGACCTACCCGCGGCGTCTGCCCGCGGCGCTGCCGCCGTTCGACCTCCTCGGCGCGGGCCCGCTCGCGTTCGAGGCGCCCGACCTCGAGCGCTTCCCGTGCCTGCCGCTCGCCTACGAGGCGCTCGCGCGAGGCGGGGCGGCCCCGGCGGTCCTGAACGCGGCGAACGAGATCGCGGTCGAGGCGTTCCTCGCCGGGCGCGCGGGATTCTTCGACATTCCCGACACCGTTCGCGCGGTGCTCGTCGCACTCGGCGACGCACCCGCGGGAACCCTGGCCGACCTCCTCGACGCCGACCGTCGCGCCCGCGCGGCGGCGGCGAAGCTGCTCGATTGCGGAGTCAAGTCGTGA
- a CDS encoding phosphatidate cytidylyltransferase, whose protein sequence is MTRLLTASLLIPAAWYLCKKAPFPLFLAALAAVVGLAAWEALGLFETRGAKPFRWGGTIASLAFVWAYAGLSPRLDPIDVLVALFLVIPVGAMVARAGAEAMLDAITGTIVPVALVGVGLAHCAALRAVPGENGSDLLMLAMVCATLSDTGAYYLGSAFGKHPLAPSISPKKTWEGVLGGWAASLFGAGLAHFWFFQRLSIVHAAVLGTLLCAAGIAGDLAESLLKRAAGAKDSSSLLPGHGGVLDRVDSLMVAAPVLYYYWRAFLVGVI, encoded by the coding sequence ATGACGCGCCTCCTCACCGCGTCCCTCCTGATCCCGGCCGCCTGGTACCTCTGCAAGAAGGCGCCGTTCCCGCTCTTCCTCGCGGCGCTCGCGGCCGTCGTCGGGCTCGCCGCGTGGGAGGCGCTCGGCCTCTTCGAGACACGCGGGGCGAAGCCGTTCCGCTGGGGTGGAACGATCGCGAGCCTCGCCTTCGTCTGGGCCTACGCCGGTCTCTCGCCGCGGCTCGACCCGATCGACGTGCTGGTCGCGCTCTTCCTCGTGATCCCCGTGGGCGCGATGGTCGCTCGCGCGGGCGCCGAGGCGATGCTCGACGCGATCACGGGAACGATCGTCCCCGTCGCTCTCGTCGGCGTCGGGCTCGCCCACTGCGCCGCGCTCCGGGCGGTCCCCGGCGAGAACGGCTCCGACCTCCTCATGCTCGCCATGGTCTGCGCGACCCTCTCGGACACCGGCGCCTACTACCTCGGGAGCGCGTTCGGGAAACACCCTCTCGCCCCGTCCATCTCGCCGAAGAAGACCTGGGAGGGCGTCCTCGGCGGCTGGGCGGCGAGTCTTTTCGGCGCGGGGCTGGCCCATTTCTGGTTCTTTCAGCGCCTTTCGATCGTTCACGCCGCCGTCCTCGGGACGCTCCTCTGCGCCGCGGGGATCGCGGGCGACCTCGCCGAGAGCCTCCTGAAGCGCGCCGCCGGCGCCAAGGACTCCTCGTCCCTCCTCCCCGGCCACGGGGGAGTGCTCGATCGCGTCGACAGCCTGATGGTCGCGGCCCCCGTCCTCTACTATTACTGGCGGGCATTTCTCGTGGGAGTGATCTGA
- a CDS encoding isoprenyl transferase, with protein MANLTRLAPPGSEGERLLRQLDLARLPRHVALIMDGNGRWARKRHLPRIAGHRAGIASVRDIVEACGCLDLQVLTVYAFSKENWKRPKAEVDFLMDLLREYLRKELDDLHRNGVRVQVVGRMHELPPAVQDELHRAVEATRANEGLVLNLALSYGGRAEIVDACRALIRLGVRPEEVDEASFAKSLYTAGQPEPDLVVRTGGEMRVSNFLLWQIAYAELVVSEVLWPDFRRNHLLAALLEYQTRERRFGGLSPREAAEGSPALVQG; from the coding sequence ATGGCGAACCTAACGCGACTGGCACCCCCGGGGAGCGAAGGGGAGAGGCTGCTCCGGCAGCTCGATCTCGCGCGTCTGCCTCGCCATGTCGCCCTCATCATGGACGGCAACGGGCGCTGGGCGCGGAAGAGGCATCTTCCGCGGATCGCCGGCCATCGCGCGGGCATCGCCTCGGTCCGGGACATCGTCGAGGCGTGCGGCTGCCTCGACCTCCAGGTGCTCACCGTCTACGCGTTCTCGAAGGAGAACTGGAAGCGGCCCAAGGCCGAGGTCGACTTCCTGATGGACCTTCTCCGCGAGTACCTGCGCAAGGAGCTCGACGACCTGCACCGGAACGGCGTCCGCGTCCAGGTCGTCGGCCGGATGCATGAGCTGCCGCCGGCGGTCCAGGACGAGCTGCATCGCGCCGTCGAGGCGACCCGCGCGAACGAAGGGCTCGTGCTCAACCTCGCCCTCTCGTACGGCGGCCGCGCGGAGATCGTCGACGCCTGCCGCGCGCTGATCCGCCTCGGCGTCCGTCCCGAGGAGGTCGACGAGGCCTCGTTCGCGAAGAGCCTCTACACGGCGGGGCAGCCGGAGCCCGACCTCGTCGTGCGGACCGGGGGCGAGATGCGCGTCTCCAACTTCCTGCTCTGGCAGATCGCCTACGCCGAGCTCGTCGTGTCGGAGGTGCTCTGGCCCGACTTCCGGAGGAACCACCTCCTCGCCGCGCTCCTCGAGTACCAGACGCGCGAGCGGCGCTTCGGCGGGCTCTCGCCGCGCGAAGCGGCGGAAGGGTCGCCGGCGCTCGTGCAAGGATGA
- the galE gene encoding UDP-glucose 4-epimerase GalE yields the protein MSQVLVTGGAGYVGSHVARYLQEEARRDVIILDDLSFGHRAAAGRATFIEGDFGDASVLDGIFAGRSVDAVVHMAGSCLVGASMTDPAAYYANNVVKTLVLLDAMRKHDVKTFVFSSSAAVYGEPRDVPIREEHPCLPTNPYGETKLAIERVLQWYQRAYGLRHAALRYFNAAGAHESGEIGEDHGDRESHLIPRLLGSIVDGGAPTPILGEDYPTSDGTCVRDYVHVMDLAEAHALALGAIERGTLESGAFNLGNGEGFSVREVVAAVTRVAGAAPPTERAPRRAGDPAILVASAERAIRRLGWRAKRPSLDAIVKTAWTWHRAHPQGYGDKL from the coding sequence ATGAGCCAGGTTCTCGTCACGGGTGGCGCGGGCTACGTCGGCAGCCACGTCGCGCGGTACCTCCAAGAGGAAGCGCGCCGCGACGTCATCATCCTCGACGACCTGTCGTTCGGCCATCGCGCCGCGGCGGGCCGCGCGACGTTCATCGAGGGCGATTTCGGCGACGCGTCGGTGCTCGACGGGATCTTCGCGGGCCGGAGCGTCGACGCGGTCGTCCACATGGCCGGAAGCTGCCTCGTCGGCGCGTCGATGACCGATCCGGCGGCGTACTACGCGAACAACGTGGTCAAGACCCTCGTCCTCTTGGACGCGATGCGCAAGCACGACGTCAAGACGTTCGTCTTCTCCTCGTCGGCCGCCGTCTACGGCGAGCCGCGGGACGTGCCGATCCGCGAGGAGCATCCCTGCCTGCCGACGAACCCGTACGGCGAGACCAAGCTCGCGATCGAGCGGGTGCTCCAGTGGTACCAGCGCGCCTACGGCTTGCGCCATGCGGCGCTGCGCTACTTCAACGCCGCCGGCGCGCACGAGAGCGGCGAGATCGGCGAGGACCATGGGGATCGGGAGTCGCATCTGATCCCGCGCCTCCTCGGGTCGATCGTCGACGGCGGGGCGCCGACGCCGATCCTCGGCGAGGATTACCCCACCTCGGACGGCACGTGCGTCCGGGACTACGTGCACGTCATGGACCTCGCCGAGGCCCACGCGCTCGCCCTGGGGGCGATCGAGCGCGGCACGCTCGAATCCGGCGCGTTCAACCTCGGGAACGGCGAGGGGTTCTCGGTGCGCGAGGTCGTCGCCGCCGTCACACGTGTGGCGGGCGCCGCGCCGCCGACCGAGCGCGCGCCGAGGCGCGCCGGCGACCCGGCGATCCTCGTCGCGTCGGCCGAGAGGGCGATCCGGCGCCTCGGCTGGCGGGCCAAACGGCCGAGCCTGGACGCGATCGTCAAGACCGCATGGACCTGGCATCGGGCGCACCCGCAAGGCTACGGCGACAAGCTTTAG
- the truA gene encoding tRNA pseudouridine(38-40) synthase TruA, producing the protein MTRAARRIRLDLAYDGTGYAGWQVQPNRPTIQGTVEEALARLHGGTRVNVRGAGRTDAGVHARGQVADATVALAEDDTAIAHALRRILPDAIRVQDVATVPDGFHSRHDAIAKTYAYYVDRSPAGDPFLARYALHATRRLDLDAIDAALTLLPGRRDFTGFAAASCVVADRVRTMTVARRVAIRPSLDALAFTADGFLTHMVRNIVGTLLEIGAGRFDPQRIAEVLASGERRLAGPTAAARALTLERVDYGVTMRAR; encoded by the coding sequence GTGACGAGGGCGGCGCGGCGGATCCGCCTCGACCTCGCCTACGACGGGACCGGTTACGCCGGCTGGCAGGTCCAGCCGAACCGGCCGACGATCCAGGGGACGGTCGAGGAGGCGCTCGCGCGCCTGCACGGCGGAACGCGCGTCAACGTGCGCGGGGCCGGCCGCACCGATGCGGGCGTGCACGCACGCGGCCAGGTCGCCGACGCCACGGTCGCGCTCGCCGAGGATGACACAGCGATCGCGCATGCGCTCCGGCGGATCCTCCCCGACGCGATACGGGTGCAGGACGTCGCGACGGTGCCGGACGGATTTCACTCCAGGCACGACGCGATCGCGAAGACGTACGCGTACTACGTCGACCGCTCGCCGGCGGGCGATCCGTTCCTCGCGCGCTACGCGCTCCACGCGACGCGCCGCCTCGATCTCGATGCCATCGACGCGGCGCTCACGCTCCTGCCGGGGCGCCGCGACTTCACCGGCTTCGCGGCGGCGTCCTGCGTCGTCGCCGATCGCGTGCGGACGATGACCGTCGCACGGCGGGTCGCGATCCGTCCGTCGCTCGACGCGCTCGCGTTCACGGCCGACGGTTTCCTCACGCACATGGTGCGCAACATCGTGGGCACGCTCCTCGAGATCGGCGCCGGACGCTTCGACCCGCAGCGCATCGCCGAGGTGCTCGCGTCCGGCGAGAGGCGGCTCGCGGGACCGACCGCGGCGGCGCGCGCGCTCACGCTCGAGCGGGTCGATTACGGTGTTACCATGCGCGCCCGATGA
- a CDS encoding LD-carboxypeptidase has translation MSALLARGDRVGVVAPGFAVLPEALDAGLEALAKRGIRAAEGEHLRAVDGYFAGDDAARQADLETAIEDRALDAIWFARGGYGTARLLDRIDLARLVREPKLLLGYSDVTALAGALLARTKALCLHAPFVAELGRKEAFHAPSLAAMLAGRAVKRPLAARDVLSGGKARGRLMGGNLTVLTHLLGTRHMPDLRGSVLFFEEAGEQAYRIDRLLNHMKMAGALRGLAAVLVGQLLVPRTTRTFPGDRDVREVLRDHLLPLGVPVVTGIPVGHGDGKWTIPIGGGAVVDTARRVVTFTPKPAR, from the coding sequence ATGAGCGCGCTCCTCGCGCGCGGCGACCGCGTGGGCGTCGTCGCTCCGGGGTTCGCCGTACTTCCCGAGGCGCTCGACGCCGGTCTCGAAGCGCTCGCGAAGCGCGGGATCCGTGCCGCCGAGGGCGAGCATCTTCGCGCGGTCGACGGCTACTTCGCGGGGGACGACGCCGCGCGTCAGGCCGATCTCGAGACCGCGATCGAGGATCGAGCGCTCGACGCGATCTGGTTCGCGCGGGGCGGCTACGGCACCGCGCGCCTGCTCGACCGCATCGACCTGGCGCGGCTCGTCCGGGAGCCGAAGCTGCTCCTCGGCTACAGCGACGTCACGGCGCTCGCGGGCGCCCTCCTCGCGCGGACGAAGGCGCTCTGCCTCCACGCGCCGTTCGTCGCGGAGCTCGGACGGAAGGAGGCGTTCCACGCGCCGTCGCTCGCCGCGATGCTCGCCGGCCGCGCCGTGAAACGCCCCCTTGCCGCGCGCGATGTGCTCTCCGGCGGGAAGGCGCGCGGCCGGCTCATGGGCGGGAACCTCACGGTGCTCACGCACCTCCTGGGCACGCGCCACATGCCCGATCTCCGCGGCTCGGTCCTCTTCTTCGAGGAGGCGGGCGAGCAGGCGTACCGGATCGACCGTCTGCTCAACCACATGAAGATGGCGGGGGCGCTCCGCGGCCTGGCGGCGGTGCTCGTCGGCCAGCTGCTCGTCCCGCGCACGACGCGTACCTTCCCGGGCGATCGCGACGTCCGGGAGGTCCTTCGCGACCACCTGCTGCCGCTCGGAGTTCCCGTCGTGACCGGGATCCCCGTCGGCCACGGCGACGGCAAGTGGACGATCCCGATCGGCGGCGGCGCCGTGGTAGACACGGCGCGTCGCGTCGTGACGTTCACGCCGAAGCCAGCCCGGTGA
- a CDS encoding RNA methyltransferase: MLTRRHPLVRQLRDLRRDAAARRDAGLLVAEGVHLVQEALASHATIETAVVVPRLRDLPEGRDLLDALRRRGVTIEEASDEVLDALQDARAPQPVLALVRHAARSLDDVMSGLPLVVVACGVQDPGNLGSLVRSTEAAGGTGLVATPGSADLTHPRTVRATMGSIFRLPSVAAQLPAVIEAARARGLLLLGASPSGTPYDEAPWTKPVALFLGAEGSGLPEALRGALDATVAIPMSGAVESLSVGAAGAVLLIEAARARRRA; encoded by the coding sequence GTGCTCACCCGCCGCCACCCGCTCGTCCGGCAGCTCCGCGACCTGCGTCGCGATGCGGCGGCGCGTCGCGACGCCGGGCTCCTCGTCGCCGAGGGGGTCCATCTCGTGCAGGAGGCGCTCGCGTCGCACGCCACGATCGAGACCGCCGTCGTCGTGCCGCGGCTTCGCGATCTCCCCGAGGGGCGGGATCTGCTCGACGCCCTGAGACGGCGCGGGGTGACGATCGAGGAGGCGAGCGACGAGGTCCTGGACGCGCTGCAGGATGCGAGGGCGCCGCAGCCGGTTTTGGCCCTCGTGCGCCACGCGGCTCGGTCGCTGGACGACGTCATGAGCGGGCTGCCGCTCGTCGTCGTGGCCTGCGGGGTCCAGGACCCCGGGAACCTCGGCTCGCTCGTCCGCTCGACCGAGGCGGCCGGCGGGACCGGCCTCGTCGCGACGCCGGGAAGCGCCGATCTCACGCACCCGCGCACGGTGCGCGCGACGATGGGGTCGATTTTCCGCCTTCCGTCCGTCGCGGCGCAGCTCCCCGCGGTGATCGAAGCGGCGCGCGCCCGCGGCCTTCTCCTCCTCGGCGCCTCGCCCTCCGGGACGCCTTACGACGAAGCCCCGTGGACGAAGCCGGTGGCCCTCTTCCTCGGGGCCGAAGGCTCCGGTCTTCCCGAGGCGCTGAGGGGCGCTCTCGACGCCACGGTCGCGATACCGATGAGCGGAGCGGTCGAGAGCCTGTCGGTGGGAGCGGCCGGCGCCGTGCTCCTCATCGAGGCGGCTCGGGCGCGACGAAGAGCCTAG